TGTGCCCACGAGTGGCACCATCAAGCTGGTGGTGGTTGATGACGATTGAACTAAGACAGTCACGACTGAACCAGATACGATGCCGTGAATAGGGCCGCGACCAATCGCGTTTTTCAAAATATCGCGAGCACGGCCAACCATTAGGCTCTTCATCAGTTTGCCCATCACAGTGATGGCAACAAAGATAATTGCAATACCCAAGACAATCAGCAGGATGCCACCAATGGTGTCGCCGAAAGCACCTAACGGTTCTTTAACAGCACTCACAACGGGTTTGGTGATTGGCTTGATGAAATCAAAGCCCTTCATGCTCATATCACCGGTGTTCAGCAGTGGTGAAACCAGCCAGTGAGACACTTTTTCTAAAATGCCGAACATCATCTCCAGCGGAAGGAAAATTGCCACGGCCAGCAAATTGAAAAAGTCATGAATGGTGGCACTGGCAAAAGCACGTTTGAACTCTTCTTTGCAGCGCATATGACCGAGAGAGACCAGCGTATTGGTCACCGTGGTACCGATATTGGCACCCATTACCATAGGAATGGCGGTTTCGACAGGAAGGCCGCCTGCCACAAGGCCGACGATAATCGACGTAACGGTACTGGAAGATTGAATCAGAGCTGTTGCGACCAAACCAATCATCAGGCCAGCGATAGGGTGTGAGGCAAATTCAAAAAGTACTTTGGCTTGATCACCGGTTGCCCACTTGAAGCCACTGCCGACCATAGATACTGCTAAAAGCAGTAGATATAACATGAATGCCAAGTTAGCCCAGCGGAGCCAGCGAGTTGTCACCGAAATCGGCGCCGCTGTTGTTGTAGCTTGGTTCATCATAATTTTCTCCATTGACCGCAAGAATAGGTGTTTGGTCTGTTGTTGAAACTGAGGGCGATACTAGTGGGGTAATATTTCATTATTATTACAGTTCGGTGTCACAATGACTTTTTCTGGCGCGTTCGAGGTTTTTCGCAGTAAGATAGGTGCTTGTGTTGTTTAATATATTGATTTTTAAGTGATATTTATTTTTCTGGTGCTGGGGTTTATTTGCTTGTTGAGTGGGTGATATGTCACAAAATATGACAATATGAAATTGATATCTTCGATATTAATATGATTATCTGAGTTTTTTTTCGGATTATTCGATATGTTTGCTGCCTTTTGTCATATTTGCTATAACTATCGTTCGCACATTTTAGGTCAATCAGCATGTCACATCTCAATTATAACCACTTGTACTACTTCTGGATGGTTTGTAAACAAGGCTCGGTTACCAAAGCGGCCGACGCGCTTTTTCTCACTCCGCAAACAGTGACCGGGCAAATCAAAGCGCTGGAAGATCGGATGAAAGGCAAATTGACCAAACGCAACGGTAGAACGGTTGAGCCGACCGAGTTAGGGCAATTGGTGTTCAAATATGCCGATCGTATGTTTGGTTTAAGTTATGAGATGCTGGATATCGTTAATTACAGCCAACACTCAAATATCTTGTTTGAAGTGGGGGTTGCCGATGCCCTGTCGAAGCGTTTGGTGAGTAAGGTTTTGATGACAACGGTGCCGGAAGATGATCGTATTCATCTGCGTTGTTATGAATCGACGCATGAGTTGTTGTTAGAACGTTTGGCTCAACATAAGCTCGATATGATCCTTTCTGACTGTCCTGTCGATTCGACTCAAAGTCCCGGTTTATACAGCAAGAAACTGGGTGAAAGTAGCATGAGTTTTTTCTCATCAAGCAAACTGGACAATACGGACTTTCCCGCAATCTTAGAGCGTAAGAAATTGCTGCTGCCGGGTGGTCGAACGGCAATGGGGCGTAAAGTCATGCAGTGGTTTGACCGTCAGGGGATGCAACCTGATGTGCTCGGCGAGTTTGATGACGTGGCTTTAATGAAAGCGTTTGCCCGATACCACGACGATGTGATTTTTCTTGCACCAACCGTGTATATGTCTGAGATAGAGGACGACCGCACTTTGCAGTTGATCGGTCATGTTGAAGATTTGA
This Vibrio navarrensis DNA region includes the following protein-coding sequences:
- a CDS encoding Na/Pi symporter translates to MMNQATTTAAPISVTTRWLRWANLAFMLYLLLLAVSMVGSGFKWATGDQAKVLFEFASHPIAGLMIGLVATALIQSSSTVTSIIVGLVAGGLPVETAIPMVMGANIGTTVTNTLVSLGHMRCKEEFKRAFASATIHDFFNLLAVAIFLPLEMMFGILEKVSHWLVSPLLNTGDMSMKGFDFIKPITKPVVSAVKEPLGAFGDTIGGILLIVLGIAIIFVAITVMGKLMKSLMVGRARDILKNAIGRGPIHGIVSGSVVTVLVQSSSTTTSLMVPLVGTGVLKVRDVYPFTLGANIGTCITALLAATAVSGEFAVFALQIALVHLTFNVLATLLIYGIPFLREIPLKGAELISEMAMKNKAVVAGYLLTVFLLIPGAILAFTA
- the nhaR gene encoding transcriptional activator NhaR, yielding MSHLNYNHLYYFWMVCKQGSVTKAADALFLTPQTVTGQIKALEDRMKGKLTKRNGRTVEPTELGQLVFKYADRMFGLSYEMLDIVNYSQHSNILFEVGVADALSKRLVSKVLMTTVPEDDRIHLRCYESTHELLLERLAQHKLDMILSDCPVDSTQSPGLYSKKLGESSMSFFSSSKLDNTDFPAILERKKLLLPGGRTAMGRKVMQWFDRQGMQPDVLGEFDDVALMKAFARYHDDVIFLAPTVYMSEIEDDRTLQLIGHVEDLKEEYYVIFAERMIQHPAVKNVCDANFSHLFT